The proteins below are encoded in one region of Paenibacillus albus:
- the rsmH gene encoding 16S rRNA (cytosine(1402)-N(4))-methyltransferase RsmH codes for MFQHITVLREEAVDGLAIKPDGIYVDCTLGGAGHSELIASRLGPSGRLIALDQDDWALDNARIRLAAYMDRVTLVKSNFRYLAHVLRDLGIDGVDGVLFDLGVSSPQLDEGERGFSYNHDAPLDMRMDQDGMLTADDIVNTWEEREISRIIMDYGEERFARSIARKIVAARESKPIATTGELVDIIKTAIPAAARRTGPHPAKRTFQALRIAVNDELGAEEEGLAQTIDVLNSGGRASVITFHSLEDRICKQLFAKFVERCTCPPDFPMCVCSGGGKLKLVNRKPIVPSEAELEQNKRARSAKLRIAEKL; via the coding sequence ATGTTTCAACATATAACGGTGCTAAGGGAGGAAGCGGTTGATGGACTCGCCATCAAGCCGGATGGCATTTATGTGGATTGTACGCTTGGAGGAGCTGGGCATAGCGAGTTGATCGCATCGCGGCTTGGACCGAGCGGGCGGCTAATTGCGCTGGATCAGGATGATTGGGCGCTTGACAATGCAAGGATTAGGTTGGCGGCTTATATGGATCGGGTTACGCTCGTGAAGAGCAATTTCCGCTACTTGGCGCATGTTCTGCGTGATTTAGGCATTGATGGTGTTGACGGAGTTTTGTTTGATCTAGGCGTCTCCAGCCCGCAGCTAGACGAGGGCGAGCGTGGGTTCAGCTACAATCATGATGCGCCGCTCGATATGCGGATGGATCAAGACGGCATGCTGACAGCTGATGATATTGTTAATACATGGGAAGAACGAGAAATTTCTCGGATTATTATGGATTATGGCGAGGAGCGCTTCGCGCGTTCTATCGCTCGCAAAATTGTGGCTGCAAGAGAGTCGAAGCCCATTGCCACAACCGGCGAGCTAGTCGACATTATTAAGACTGCAATCCCTGCTGCTGCCAGAAGAACGGGGCCGCATCCTGCGAAGCGTACGTTTCAAGCTTTGCGAATTGCAGTTAATGACGAATTGGGCGCTGAGGAGGAGGGGCTTGCGCAAACGATCGACGTGCTTAATTCCGGAGGCAGAGCGTCAGTCATTACGTTCCATTCCTTGGAAGATCGGATTTGCAAGCAGCTATTTGCGAAATTTGTTGAAAGATGCACTTGTCCACCCGATTTTCCGATGTGCGTATGCAGCGGCGGAGGCAAGCTGAAGCTTGTCAATCGCAAGCCAATTGTGCCAAGCGAAGCTGAGCTTGAGCAGAATAAGAGAGCGCGTTCGGCAAAACTGAGAATAGCAGAGAAACTTTAA
- a CDS encoding septum formation initiator family protein codes for MNGNLALQPKRKTDPKQQPQFRETKKVVVRRKSLPVQEKLLYMFTILVCVVVAGVIIFRYAQIYQMELQIKQLTKQHDELVVDMADLKAQYEKLNDPQKVQEFAKDNDMTASTPIFVSPKTDTPLASAKK; via the coding sequence GTGAATGGAAACCTTGCGCTCCAACCGAAGCGTAAAACGGACCCGAAACAGCAGCCGCAGTTTCGCGAGACCAAAAAAGTCGTCGTACGGCGCAAATCGCTGCCCGTACAAGAGAAGCTGCTGTACATGTTTACGATCCTCGTATGTGTTGTTGTAGCCGGTGTAATCATATTTCGTTATGCCCAAATCTATCAGATGGAGCTTCAGATTAAGCAGCTGACGAAGCAGCATGATGAGCTTGTCGTCGATATGGCGGATTTGAAAGCGCAATATGAGAAGTTGAATGATCCGCAAAAGGTGCAAGAGTTTGCCAAAGATAATGATATGACAGCAAGTACTCCTATCTTTGTAAGTCCTAAAACAGATACTCCGCTTGCAAGTGCGAAGAAGTAG
- a CDS encoding penicillin-binding transpeptidase domain-containing protein, producing MMKRIKLRALLIGGVITLLFVSLVGRIYWVQVVKADFWAEKAREVWSKSETLIPVRGEITDRNGNVLAMDVSAYTVALNPQVIHTLKLEDVIVNKLNVVLGKSKSSLHQLLDEKQKNGEYYKQREVRKEGWKIDKSLADRIDKFSEDLKKQTGQKDVGIYLIDQKKRFYPKGDLAAHVLGYEDKDGKAIMGLEASLNKELSGVEGHIKYERDGNGVILDNGTVSFTPSVDGKNVKLTIDTDIQHYIEDALKETYDKYKPKSITAIAADPQTMEILGMANMPDFNPNTYWTAPQENFYDHSIKSLYEPGSTFKIVTLSGTVQEGMFNPNETYKSGKIKLPGGQIHDIERNGWGTITFLEGLKRSSNVAFVKLGYERLKADKLMDYILKFGFNQKTGIELPGEIKGGITFNPNYPTEVATAAFGQGKVQVTPIQQVAAVAAVANGGKLLVPHLVKEIEDPVTKKVQVVKPQVVRQVISEKTANQVDEYLEQVVSDQKIGTGRRAFIDGYRVAGKTGTAQKVINGKYSDDKYVISFIGFAPVGNPKIVLYLVMDEPNDRMASGGVVMAPLFKQIVSQSLRHMGVDPVTPIQTTGDEAENKEQTVEVPDVQNVSVKEATDKLKAKQLDYETVGKGQTVLKQIPKAGTPVSPQQRIYLLTEDRSKLPVPNMAGLSLRDALEMCSVLQIQCVATGEGFVTSQTLVNQKGVKQLKLTLSPPKEQIEQQSGADEAGDNATNGAGDNKSE from the coding sequence ATGATGAAACGAATAAAACTAAGGGCGCTGCTTATTGGAGGGGTTATCACCCTCCTTTTTGTTTCCCTTGTCGGGCGAATTTATTGGGTGCAAGTTGTGAAGGCAGACTTCTGGGCGGAGAAAGCGAGAGAGGTTTGGTCCAAGTCTGAGACCTTGATTCCGGTGCGAGGCGAGATTACAGATCGGAACGGGAATGTGCTCGCGATGGATGTTTCGGCTTATACAGTCGCGCTTAATCCGCAAGTCATTCATACGCTTAAGCTTGAAGACGTAATCGTGAACAAATTAAACGTCGTGCTTGGGAAGTCGAAGAGCTCGCTTCATCAGCTGCTTGATGAGAAGCAGAAGAATGGAGAGTATTACAAGCAGCGAGAGGTCCGGAAGGAAGGCTGGAAGATCGACAAATCGCTCGCTGACCGCATCGACAAATTCAGTGAGGATTTAAAGAAGCAGACCGGTCAGAAGGATGTTGGTATCTACTTAATTGATCAGAAGAAGCGGTTTTATCCGAAAGGAGACCTCGCCGCTCATGTTCTCGGTTACGAGGATAAGGACGGTAAAGCCATTATGGGACTGGAAGCGTCGCTTAATAAAGAGCTTAGCGGCGTTGAAGGTCATATCAAATATGAACGTGATGGTAACGGCGTCATTCTGGACAATGGAACGGTGAGCTTCACCCCTTCGGTCGACGGTAAAAATGTTAAGCTGACGATCGATACGGATATTCAGCATTACATTGAAGATGCGCTGAAAGAAACGTACGACAAATATAAACCGAAGAGTATTACGGCCATTGCCGCTGATCCGCAAACGATGGAGATTCTCGGGATGGCTAACATGCCGGATTTCAATCCGAATACGTACTGGACTGCACCGCAAGAGAACTTTTATGATCATTCGATAAAATCGTTGTACGAGCCAGGCTCTACGTTTAAGATTGTGACGCTCTCCGGCACCGTTCAGGAAGGGATGTTCAATCCGAACGAGACGTACAAGTCCGGTAAAATCAAACTGCCAGGCGGACAAATCCACGATATTGAGCGCAACGGATGGGGGACCATTACGTTCCTGGAAGGTTTGAAGCGCTCGAGTAACGTTGCATTCGTCAAGCTAGGCTACGAGCGTCTGAAGGCAGACAAGCTGATGGATTATATCCTGAAGTTCGGATTTAATCAGAAGACAGGCATCGAGCTGCCAGGCGAAATTAAAGGTGGAATCACTTTCAATCCGAACTATCCGACTGAGGTTGCGACAGCTGCGTTCGGTCAAGGTAAAGTTCAAGTAACGCCGATTCAGCAGGTAGCTGCTGTTGCGGCTGTAGCTAACGGCGGCAAGCTGCTCGTTCCCCATCTCGTCAAAGAGATCGAAGATCCAGTCACGAAGAAAGTTCAGGTTGTAAAGCCGCAGGTCGTGCGCCAAGTGATTTCGGAGAAGACGGCGAATCAAGTCGATGAATATTTGGAGCAGGTTGTCTCTGACCAGAAGATCGGTACGGGCCGCAGAGCTTTTATCGATGGCTACCGCGTAGCGGGTAAGACCGGTACTGCGCAGAAGGTTATCAACGGCAAATATTCCGATGACAAATACGTCATCTCCTTCATTGGTTTTGCTCCAGTCGGCAATCCGAAGATCGTACTCTATCTCGTAATGGATGAACCTAACGACCGTATGGCATCCGGTGGGGTAGTCATGGCGCCGCTCTTTAAGCAAATCGTGTCGCAAAGTCTTCGCCATATGGGCGTTGACCCGGTGACACCGATTCAGACAACGGGCGATGAGGCGGAGAACAAAGAGCAGACCGTGGAAGTTCCTGATGTGCAGAATGTGAGTGTGAAAGAAGCGACGGACAAGCTGAAAGCGAAGCAGCTGGATTATGAAACTGTCGGTAAAGGCCAAACGGTGCTCAAGCAAATTCCGAAGGCAGGGACGCCGGTAAGTCCGCAGCAGAGGATCTACTTGCTGACGGAGGATCGCTCCAAGCTGCCGGTTCCGAATATGGCCGGCTTATCGCTTCGCGATGCGCTGGAAATGTGCTCCGTGCTGCAGATCCAATGTGTCGCCACAGGTGAAGGCTTCGTCACTTCACAAACCTTAGTCAATCAAAAAGGCGTTAAGCAGCTGAAGCTTACGCTGTCTCCTCCGAAAGAGCAAATCGAGCAGCAATCCGGTGCGGATGAAGCTGGCGATAACGCAACAAACGGAGCTGGAGACAATAAAAGCGAGTAA
- a CDS encoding stage V sporulation protein D — protein sequence MKVSSVTIRRRLFTALLIGVLAFGSLAARLAYVQLYKGGELSEKAEDSWRREIPFSAKRGEILDRNGSMLAYNISSPTIMAIPAQIEDAKTTAAKLSTVLGMTEDSIFTTIKKKQLIVRIQPGGRKITPEKAQQIRDLNLPGVVVAEDNKRYYPMGSLASHVLGFTGIDNQGLTGLEAKYNDQLKGINGNISYLSDNKGDQMPGSADTYLKPKDGLNLELTIDKQVQTIIERELDQAMVKFQADDIIAIAMDPNNGEILGMASRPTFEPDKYREVDPQIYNRNLPIWMTYEPGSTFKIITLAAALEEGKVNLQTDHFFDPGAVEIGGARLRCWKKGGHGSQTFLEVVQNSCNPGFVALGNRLGKEKLFDYIKNFGFGKKTGIDLNGEENGIMFKMSQVGPVELATTAFGQGVSVTPIQQITAVSAAINGGTLYKPHVAKGFINPETGEEVSKVEPEVVRKVISENTSKQVREALESVVAKGTGRNAFIDGYRVGGKTGTAQKVINGRYSPNEHIVSFIGFAPADDPKIVVYVAVDNPQGIQFGGVVAAPIVHNILEDSLPYMGVAPRKQQISKEYKYGETPIVEVPNLVGKTVSDIYEDLNMNFNLSSAGSGDTVIRQSPAPGTRVDRGSTIRIYLAKDDDESNVPRP from the coding sequence GTGAAAGTATCAAGCGTAACGATCAGGCGCCGTCTGTTTACGGCGCTTCTCATTGGTGTACTAGCATTCGGCTCCTTAGCCGCGAGGCTTGCCTATGTACAGTTGTACAAGGGTGGCGAGCTGTCGGAGAAAGCGGAGGATTCCTGGCGCAGGGAGATTCCGTTCTCGGCGAAGCGCGGCGAGATATTGGACCGAAACGGCTCCATGCTTGCGTATAATATAAGCTCACCGACCATTATGGCGATTCCGGCGCAAATTGAGGATGCGAAGACAACAGCGGCGAAGCTCTCTACCGTGCTTGGCATGACCGAGGATTCGATTTTCACAACGATTAAGAAGAAGCAGCTCATCGTCCGTATTCAGCCGGGCGGCCGCAAAATCACGCCGGAGAAAGCGCAGCAAATCCGCGATTTGAACTTGCCGGGCGTCGTCGTAGCGGAGGACAACAAGCGTTACTATCCAATGGGCAGCCTCGCTTCCCATGTTCTCGGCTTCACAGGCATCGACAACCAAGGCTTGACGGGCCTTGAAGCGAAGTATAACGATCAGCTCAAAGGCATTAACGGCAATATCTCGTACCTGTCGGATAACAAGGGCGATCAGATGCCAGGCTCAGCGGATACGTATTTGAAGCCGAAGGATGGCCTTAACCTGGAGCTTACCATTGACAAACAAGTTCAAACGATCATCGAACGCGAGCTCGACCAAGCGATGGTCAAGTTTCAAGCTGACGATATTATCGCCATCGCGATGGATCCGAACAACGGTGAAATTCTCGGCATGGCGAGCAGACCGACTTTCGAGCCGGATAAGTACCGCGAGGTCGATCCACAAATTTACAACCGCAATCTGCCGATCTGGATGACGTACGAGCCCGGTTCCACGTTCAAGATCATCACACTCGCAGCGGCACTCGAAGAGGGCAAAGTGAACCTGCAGACCGATCATTTCTTCGATCCTGGCGCGGTGGAGATTGGCGGGGCGCGGCTGCGCTGCTGGAAGAAAGGCGGCCATGGCAGCCAGACCTTCCTTGAAGTGGTGCAGAACTCCTGCAACCCTGGTTTCGTAGCGCTCGGCAACAGACTTGGCAAAGAGAAGCTTTTTGATTATATTAAGAACTTCGGCTTTGGTAAAAAGACGGGGATCGACCTCAATGGCGAAGAGAACGGGATCATGTTCAAAATGAGCCAGGTCGGACCGGTCGAGCTTGCGACGACTGCGTTCGGTCAAGGGGTATCCGTGACGCCGATTCAGCAGATTACTGCTGTTTCAGCCGCGATAAACGGGGGTACTTTGTATAAGCCTCACGTTGCCAAAGGTTTCATAAACCCGGAGACAGGGGAAGAGGTTAGCAAAGTCGAGCCGGAAGTGGTCCGCAAGGTCATCTCCGAGAATACGAGCAAGCAGGTGCGAGAAGCGCTTGAGAGCGTCGTCGCCAAAGGAACTGGGCGCAACGCGTTCATTGACGGATATCGTGTAGGCGGCAAGACCGGTACGGCACAGAAAGTTATTAACGGCCGCTATTCTCCTAATGAGCACATCGTATCGTTTATCGGCTTTGCGCCAGCGGATGATCCGAAGATTGTCGTCTATGTAGCCGTCGATAACCCGCAGGGCATTCAATTCGGGGGCGTCGTTGCAGCGCCGATTGTCCATAACATTCTGGAAGATTCGCTCCCATATATGGGCGTAGCTCCTAGAAAGCAGCAAATTAGCAAAGAGTACAAATATGGCGAGACGCCAATTGTGGAAGTGCCGAACCTCGTAGGCAAGACGGTTTCGGATATTTACGAGGATCTCAATATGAACTTCAATCTCTCTTCGGCAGGCAGCGGGGATACGGTAATTCGGCAGTCGCCGGCTCCGGGAACTCGTGTCGATCGCGGGTCAACCATTCGGATTTATTTGGCAAAAGATGATGATGAAAGCAATGTTCCAAGGCCATAA
- a CDS encoding UDP-N-acetylmuramoyl-L-alanyl-D-glutamate--2,6-diaminopimelate ligase has product MRVEQLAALLLTAVLVGDGKAEISSVEIDSREVTAGALFICLRGHKVDGHQFAAQALERGASALVVERLLELPIPQIVVKDSRHAMAVIADHYYGHPSKRLKLIGVTGTNGKTTTTYLIERILSDAGHFPGVIGTVEMRYAGRTYPMSGTTPEALQLQRSLAAMVESGCDYCVMEVSSHALEQGRVKGSRYRTAIFTNLTQDHLDYHQTMEKYASAKSLLFSRLGNEFGATPEERFYTVLNADDAASPKYASVTAAEVITYGLDHDADVRASAVRITAHGTEFHVDTFAGSADIMLRMAGKYNVYNALCAISAALIEGIPLQSVKRSLEALSGVPGRVEAVQAGQPFAVIVDYAHTPDGLENVLTAVKEFAAGRIICVFGCGGDRDRTKRPLMGKIAARYADYCLITSDNPRTEDPLRILLDVEVGLIQDNVASNRYELLEDRRKAIQKAVEMAGPNDVVLIAGKGHETYQDIGGVKHSFDDREVAKEAIRSHS; this is encoded by the coding sequence TTGCGAGTGGAACAATTAGCTGCCTTGCTGCTCACCGCCGTGCTTGTCGGAGACGGTAAGGCAGAAATTAGCAGCGTAGAAATTGATTCCCGTGAAGTTACGGCAGGTGCTCTGTTCATCTGTTTACGGGGGCATAAAGTAGATGGTCATCAGTTTGCGGCACAGGCGCTGGAGCGGGGAGCTTCGGCGCTTGTCGTCGAGCGGCTGCTTGAATTGCCGATACCGCAAATCGTAGTGAAGGACAGCCGCCATGCGATGGCGGTCATCGCCGATCATTATTACGGACATCCGAGCAAGCGGCTGAAGCTGATCGGGGTGACCGGGACGAATGGGAAAACGACAACTACGTATCTGATTGAACGCATATTGAGCGATGCAGGACATTTTCCAGGTGTAATTGGCACTGTAGAGATGCGGTATGCAGGCAGGACGTATCCGATGTCTGGGACGACGCCAGAGGCGCTTCAGCTTCAGCGTTCACTTGCAGCTATGGTGGAAAGTGGCTGCGATTACTGCGTGATGGAAGTGTCCTCGCACGCGCTGGAGCAAGGAAGAGTCAAAGGAAGCCGGTATCGGACCGCGATTTTTACGAATCTTACGCAGGATCATCTTGACTATCATCAGACCATGGAGAAATATGCCTCGGCGAAGAGTCTCTTATTCTCGCGGCTTGGCAACGAGTTCGGAGCAACTCCGGAGGAGAGGTTCTATACTGTACTCAACGCAGATGATGCTGCATCGCCGAAGTACGCAAGTGTCACGGCAGCAGAAGTCATCACTTATGGACTCGACCATGACGCCGACGTCCGGGCAAGCGCAGTACGTATCACGGCGCATGGCACTGAGTTCCATGTTGATACGTTTGCAGGCTCGGCGGATATTATGCTTCGCATGGCGGGTAAGTATAACGTTTATAATGCGCTTTGCGCGATAAGCGCTGCATTAATTGAAGGCATTCCTTTGCAGAGCGTGAAGAGGAGCCTTGAAGCACTGTCCGGCGTTCCAGGCAGAGTCGAAGCGGTGCAAGCCGGACAGCCATTCGCGGTTATCGTTGATTACGCGCATACGCCGGACGGGCTCGAGAACGTGCTCACCGCGGTCAAGGAGTTCGCGGCTGGACGCATTATCTGCGTATTTGGCTGCGGTGGCGACCGCGATAGGACGAAGCGCCCGCTCATGGGGAAGATCGCCGCACGTTATGCGGATTATTGCTTGATTACTTCAGATAATCCGCGCACCGAAGATCCGCTCCGCATCTTGCTTGATGTCGAAGTGGGGCTTATTCAGGACAATGTCGCAAGCAATCGTTATGAACTGTTGGAAGATCGGCGGAAAGCGATACAAAAAGCGGTTGAAATGGCTGGTCCTAACGATGTAGTATTAATTGCGGGGAAAGGCCATGAAACCTACCAGGATATCGGTGGCGTCAAGCATAGTTTCGACGACCGCGAAGTGGCCAAAGAAGCGATAAGGAGTCATTCATAG
- a CDS encoding UDP-N-acetylmuramoyl-tripeptide--D-alanyl-D-alanine ligase produces MIRRTISEIAALCGGTIHHNNAGDPAASGVTINSRKVTPGQLFVPIKGENFDGHDFAVSGIENGAVGTLWQRDKELPDALANVPVILVDDTTEALQQLAASYRDALDLRVIGVTGSNGKTSTKDMVAAVLSGAMRVHKTDGNYNNHIGLPLTLLDLSEDDDAVVLEMGMSEFGEIDLLTRLAKPDVAIITNIGDAHMQQLGSRAGIAKAKLEIVVGLRAGGLLLVNGDEPLLHEGLAQTVLPEGVEVQTFGLGSSNQWTAEAVTGDAISSTFDVSGQNGLQRIALPVAGAHNVSNVLAAIAAAKKLGVQDDVIRAGIHGLKLTGMRIEPIRAYNGAMMLNDAYNSNPTAVRAAIDLLAGLSGYRRKWLVLGDMLELGPDEAAMHGEIGAYVTPDKVDAVLTYGPLSQHTASEAVKHFEGKIAVQGEKQVCAFEDKNELAQWLRERIAPEDLVLVKGSRGMRMEEIVHSLQSV; encoded by the coding sequence GTGATTAGAAGAACGATAAGCGAGATTGCCGCGTTGTGCGGCGGGACGATTCATCATAATAATGCCGGAGATCCAGCAGCCAGCGGCGTTACGATCAATTCGCGCAAAGTAACGCCCGGCCAGTTGTTTGTTCCGATTAAAGGCGAGAACTTCGACGGGCATGATTTTGCCGTGTCCGGAATAGAGAACGGAGCAGTCGGCACGTTGTGGCAGCGGGATAAGGAGCTGCCGGACGCGCTTGCGAATGTGCCGGTCATCCTTGTTGATGATACGACTGAGGCGTTGCAGCAGCTTGCTGCTTCGTATAGAGATGCGCTGGACCTGCGTGTCATCGGCGTGACGGGCAGCAATGGCAAGACTTCGACCAAAGATATGGTGGCAGCTGTACTGTCCGGAGCTATGCGCGTGCATAAGACGGACGGCAATTATAACAATCACATCGGCTTGCCGCTGACACTGCTCGATCTGAGCGAGGATGATGACGCGGTCGTGCTTGAGATGGGGATGAGCGAGTTCGGCGAGATCGACCTGCTTACTCGTCTGGCTAAGCCGGATGTCGCAATTATTACGAATATTGGCGATGCGCATATGCAGCAGCTCGGTTCGCGCGCAGGCATTGCCAAAGCGAAGCTGGAAATTGTCGTAGGCTTGCGGGCCGGCGGCTTGCTGCTCGTTAACGGCGACGAGCCGCTGCTTCATGAGGGGCTTGCGCAGACTGTGCTCCCTGAAGGCGTAGAGGTGCAGACGTTCGGACTAGGCAGCAGCAATCAGTGGACGGCAGAAGCGGTGACAGGAGATGCGATTTCGTCAACGTTCGACGTGAGCGGCCAAAATGGGCTGCAGCGCATTGCACTCCCGGTTGCCGGCGCTCATAATGTATCTAATGTCTTGGCGGCTATTGCAGCAGCCAAGAAGCTTGGCGTGCAAGATGACGTCATTCGCGCAGGTATTCATGGGCTGAAGCTGACGGGCATGCGCATTGAACCAATTCGCGCGTATAATGGAGCAATGATGCTTAACGATGCATACAACTCGAATCCGACTGCCGTCCGCGCTGCGATTGACCTGCTTGCAGGCTTATCCGGTTACAGGCGCAAATGGCTCGTCCTCGGCGACATGCTGGAGCTCGGACCGGACGAAGCTGCGATGCACGGTGAAATCGGCGCCTATGTGACGCCGGATAAAGTAGATGCCGTACTTACATACGGCCCGCTGTCGCAGCATACGGCATCAGAGGCTGTGAAGCATTTTGAAGGAAAAATAGCTGTTCAGGGGGAAAAGCAGGTGTGTGCGTTCGAAGATAAAAATGAACTTGCACAGTGGCTCCGCGAGCGAATCGCACCGGAGGATCTCGTATTGGTGAAAGGGTCACGCGGCATGCGCATGGAAGAAATCGTCCATAGTTTGCAAAGCGTGTAG
- the mraY gene encoding phospho-N-acetylmuramoyl-pentapeptide-transferase — protein sequence MDVKVILLSIGASFMLAILFGPLFIPLLRRLKFGQQIRTDGPQSHLKKSGTPTMGGIIIMLAVLLAFLKFSDKTSEFWVLLVASLGFGLVGFLDDYIKIVFKRSLGLTAMQKLVGQLLFSVIICILLHQMHHSTVVSIPGTSASLDFGWFYYVFVVIMLFGTTNAVNFTDGVDGLLAGTGAVAFAAFAILALHASEHESAIFSATMIGAMLGFLVFNAHPAKVFMGDTGSLGIGGGMAAVAILTKTEILLVIIGGVFVLEMLSVILQVGSFKLRGKRIFKMSPIHHHFELSGWSEWKVVTSFWIVGIVFAGIGLILGR from the coding sequence ATGGACGTAAAGGTCATTCTACTGTCTATCGGCGCTTCATTCATGCTTGCAATTTTGTTCGGACCTTTGTTCATCCCGCTGCTGAGACGGCTGAAGTTCGGTCAACAGATCCGTACAGACGGCCCGCAAAGCCATTTGAAAAAATCAGGCACGCCTACGATGGGCGGCATAATCATTATGCTGGCCGTGCTTCTGGCTTTCCTGAAATTCTCGGATAAAACGTCGGAATTCTGGGTGCTGCTCGTTGCATCGCTTGGATTCGGGCTTGTCGGTTTCTTGGATGATTATATCAAAATCGTATTTAAACGGTCGCTTGGCCTGACGGCGATGCAGAAGCTGGTTGGTCAGCTGTTATTTTCCGTTATTATATGTATATTGCTTCATCAGATGCATCACAGCACGGTAGTTAGTATTCCAGGAACATCGGCGAGTTTGGATTTTGGATGGTTCTACTATGTGTTCGTCGTCATTATGTTGTTTGGTACGACTAATGCGGTTAACTTCACGGACGGCGTGGATGGTTTGCTGGCGGGGACAGGCGCAGTCGCTTTCGCGGCTTTTGCGATTCTAGCCCTTCATGCGAGCGAGCATGAATCGGCGATCTTCTCGGCAACGATGATCGGCGCGATGCTTGGCTTTCTCGTGTTCAACGCTCATCCGGCGAAGGTGTTCATGGGCGATACAGGGTCTCTCGGCATCGGCGGCGGCATGGCGGCTGTGGCAATTCTGACGAAGACAGAGATATTGCTGGTGATTATCGGCGGCGTGTTCGTTCTGGAGATGCTGTCGGTTATTCTGCAAGTAGGTTCGTTTAAGCTGAGAGGCAAGCGGATTTTCAAAATGAGCCCGATTCACCATCATTTCGAGCTGTCCGGCTGGTCGGAGTGGAAGGTAGTTACTTCGTTCTGGATTGTAGGTATTGTGTTCGCGGGTATTGGTTTGATATTAGGCCGCTAA
- the murD gene encoding UDP-N-acetylmuramoyl-L-alanine--D-glutamate ligase: MNHPSLYKDQPVVVLGLARSGVSVAKLFHKLGANVTVNDMKERHLSPEADELDALGVSVICGSHPEGLITEQTALVVKNPGIPYTSPPVKRALELGIEVVTEVEVASLLSPAPIIGITGSNGKTTTTTWIGELLEAAGLNPIVAGNIGTPLCEAAQTAQPSDWIVAELSSFQLKGTTEFRPRIAMLLNVVETHLDYHGGMEDYVASKAKLFANQTAEDTAILNADDPVCQALMKAGTIRARLLPFSTTQELTYGLSVMPPYPADLAAPADDSARIIVYRDEQGVTHEVLPVSELGLPGRHNTANALAAIAACITAGAGIEQLLEPLRTFHGVEHRLEYVCDRGGVKYYNNSKSTNGVSTIIALHSFTNGVVLIAGGLDRGSDYMELLPHFRSQVKAVVALGETRGKIAHVAELAGLTKIKVVEPVEDAESTLTLAVREAAALAEPGDTVLLSPACASWDMFKSYEQRGSIFKISAHNL; the protein is encoded by the coding sequence TTGAATCACCCATCCTTATACAAGGATCAGCCGGTAGTCGTATTAGGTCTGGCTAGATCTGGCGTAAGTGTCGCGAAGCTGTTTCACAAGCTCGGCGCCAACGTCACCGTTAACGATATGAAGGAACGCCATTTATCTCCCGAAGCGGACGAGCTGGACGCTTTGGGTGTTTCTGTTATATGCGGCAGTCATCCAGAAGGGCTCATTACGGAGCAAACTGCCCTTGTGGTGAAGAACCCGGGCATCCCCTATACATCTCCCCCGGTTAAGCGCGCACTGGAGTTGGGTATAGAAGTAGTGACCGAGGTTGAGGTCGCTTCACTGCTCTCGCCAGCGCCAATCATTGGCATCACAGGCTCCAACGGCAAAACCACCACAACGACATGGATCGGCGAGCTGCTCGAAGCAGCAGGCCTGAACCCCATTGTCGCAGGCAATATCGGCACGCCTCTATGCGAAGCGGCGCAGACCGCACAGCCGTCGGACTGGATAGTCGCAGAGCTGAGCAGCTTCCAGCTGAAAGGCACCACCGAGTTCCGGCCGCGCATCGCGATGCTGCTCAACGTCGTGGAGACGCATCTAGACTATCATGGCGGCATGGAAGACTATGTAGCCTCCAAAGCGAAGCTGTTCGCGAACCAGACTGCAGAGGACACGGCCATACTTAACGCAGACGATCCGGTCTGCCAAGCGTTGATGAAAGCAGGGACGATCCGAGCGAGGCTGCTCCCGTTCTCGACAACACAGGAGCTTACATACGGCCTTAGCGTCATGCCGCCATATCCGGCTGATCTGGCTGCTCCAGCGGACGACTCGGCGCGCATCATCGTGTACCGCGACGAGCAGGGCGTAACGCATGAGGTGCTGCCGGTGAGCGAGCTTGGTCTGCCAGGCCGCCACAACACGGCTAACGCACTCGCGGCCATCGCAGCATGCATCACTGCAGGCGCTGGCATCGAACAGCTGCTTGAACCGCTGCGCACCTTCCACGGCGTTGAGCATCGCTTAGAGTACGTCTGCGACCGCGGCGGCGTCAAATATTATAACAATTCCAAATCGACGAACGGTGTTTCGACGATTATCGCGCTTCACTCATTCACAAATGGCGTCGTGCTTATCGCAGGCGGCTTGGACCGCGGCTCCGACTATATGGAGCTGCTGCCGCATTTCCGCAGTCAAGTAAAGGCGGTCGTGGCGCTAGGCGAAACACGCGGCAAAATCGCTCACGTCGCGGAGCTTGCAGGTTTAACGAAGATTAAAGTCGTCGAACCTGTGGAGGACGCCGAGAGCACGCTGACGCTCGCTGTCCGCGAAGCAGCAGCTCTCGCGGAGCCGGGAGATACCGTGCTGCTCTCACCTGCATGCGCAAGCTGGGATATGTTCAAATCATATGAGCAGCGGGGGAGCATTTTTAAGATATCGGCGCATAACTTGTAA